The proteins below are encoded in one region of Thermoanaerobaculia bacterium:
- a CDS encoding methyltransferase domain-containing protein produces the protein MPEATRTHAWGTHPEMFGPRHDHRIAMIEREIARLPPDSLVLEAAVGLGQLAQRIAGAGLRVVGIDSSFEAALFARRTAEIPVLVGDLTNLPFAAATFGGVTSGETLEHLDDDRAAASEIGRVLAPGGRVVVTVPALEILWSASDDYSEHRRRYTRAELANLFRNAGFDVEKAAFWGFPVVLVYDALFILPMNRRRSRRPTDDDAALRGIAKLGRRRWLVRAVRALFAIDRLFAFLPFGPGLLLVAHRRGGPPLPRAEAPAP, from the coding sequence TTGCCGGAAGCGACCAGGACGCACGCGTGGGGAACGCATCCGGAGATGTTCGGCCCCCGCCACGATCATCGGATCGCGATGATCGAGCGCGAAATCGCGCGACTGCCCCCGGACAGCCTCGTCCTCGAGGCTGCCGTGGGTCTCGGCCAGCTCGCGCAGCGAATCGCCGGCGCCGGCCTGAGGGTCGTCGGAATCGATTCCTCCTTCGAGGCCGCTCTCTTCGCGCGTCGGACGGCGGAGATCCCGGTGCTCGTCGGGGACCTGACGAACCTTCCGTTCGCCGCGGCGACGTTCGGCGGCGTGACGTCCGGGGAGACGCTGGAGCACCTCGACGACGACCGCGCGGCGGCTTCGGAGATCGGCCGCGTGCTCGCTCCCGGAGGAAGGGTCGTCGTCACGGTACCGGCGCTCGAAATCCTCTGGTCCGCGTCGGACGACTATTCGGAGCACCGCCGGCGCTACACGCGAGCGGAACTCGCGAACCTCTTCCGGAACGCGGGGTTCGACGTCGAAAAGGCGGCGTTCTGGGGATTCCCGGTCGTGCTGGTCTACGACGCGCTCTTCATCCTCCCGATGAACCGGCGCCGGTCCCGCCGTCCGACCGACGACGACGCGGCGCTCCGCGGCATCGCGAAGCTCGGCCGCCGGCGATGGCTCGTCCGCGCCGTCCGGGCCCTGTTCGCGATCGACCGCCTCTTCGCCTTCCTTCCGTTCGGGCCCGGCCTGCTGCTGGTGGCGCATCGCCGAGGCGGTCCGCCCCTGCCCCGCGCGGAGGCGCCGGCACCGTGA
- a CDS encoding D-aminoacylase, producing the protein MKRWVFFAAPAAALLLLTGAAPPPAAAPDDVVFEGGLVVDGTGGPSFRADVAIRGGKISAVGPLSGRRKSAARRRIDARSLVVTPGFIDLLGQSEYNVLVDPRAASKITQGITTEVTGEGQSIAPTTPKLIAEQEDVWKHYGVRPDWTTLTGYFDAFRKKGSAINLGTFVGLGTVRQLVIGTENRRATPAELAKMESIVGEAMKEGALGVSTSLQYVPDIYNSTEEIIAMARVASQRGGTYFTHQRSEGNRIDASMDEVFRIAREANIPANIWHFKTADKRNWGRMPHALERLREARAQGLDVAANQYPWTAAENGLDACLPPWMREGGRDRELARLKDPALRRRAREEMLKDTDEWENQYFGAGGPTGVLVTTVIDPSLKKDEGKTIAQIAEEEKKDPVDALMDLVIADRANSYCITFIMSEDDVKAALQDPWVAFCTDSSAEAEDGIFSQEKSHPRGWASTARILAKYVRDDKVLPLETAVAKMTALSASRAHLWDRGLLRPGMAADVVAFDLDKVKVNSTFTDPVHYSSGFPYVAVNGVLVVDAGKITAARPGRILLGPGADRH; encoded by the coding sequence ATGAAACGATGGGTGTTCTTCGCCGCCCCCGCGGCGGCTCTTCTCCTTCTCACCGGCGCGGCGCCGCCGCCCGCGGCGGCTCCGGACGACGTCGTTTTCGAAGGCGGCCTCGTCGTCGACGGCACCGGCGGCCCCTCTTTCCGGGCGGACGTCGCGATCCGCGGCGGAAAGATCTCCGCCGTCGGCCCCCTTTCCGGCCGGAGGAAATCGGCGGCGAGGCGCCGCATCGACGCCCGCTCGCTCGTCGTGACGCCGGGATTCATCGATCTCCTCGGGCAGTCCGAATACAACGTCCTCGTCGACCCGCGCGCCGCGTCGAAAATCACCCAGGGGATCACGACGGAGGTGACGGGAGAAGGGCAGTCGATCGCCCCGACGACGCCGAAGCTGATCGCGGAGCAGGAGGACGTCTGGAAGCACTACGGCGTGCGGCCGGACTGGACGACGCTCACGGGTTATTTCGACGCGTTCCGGAAGAAGGGTTCCGCGATCAACCTCGGGACGTTCGTCGGCCTCGGCACCGTCCGCCAGCTCGTGATCGGCACCGAGAACCGCCGGGCCACGCCCGCCGAGCTCGCGAAGATGGAATCGATCGTCGGCGAGGCGATGAAGGAAGGAGCGCTCGGAGTCTCGACGTCCCTCCAGTACGTGCCCGACATCTACAACTCGACCGAAGAGATCATCGCGATGGCCCGCGTCGCCTCGCAGCGGGGCGGAACGTATTTCACGCACCAGCGTTCGGAAGGCAACCGCATCGATGCCTCGATGGACGAGGTCTTCCGGATCGCCCGCGAGGCGAACATTCCGGCGAACATCTGGCACTTCAAGACGGCCGACAAGCGCAACTGGGGCCGAATGCCGCACGCGCTCGAACGGCTGCGCGAGGCGCGCGCGCAGGGCCTCGACGTCGCGGCGAACCAGTACCCCTGGACGGCGGCGGAGAACGGCCTGGACGCGTGCCTCCCGCCGTGGATGCGCGAGGGAGGGCGCGACCGGGAGCTCGCGCGGCTGAAGGACCCGGCGCTCCGCCGGCGCGCCCGCGAGGAGATGTTGAAGGACACCGACGAATGGGAGAACCAGTACTTCGGAGCCGGCGGACCGACGGGCGTCCTCGTCACCACCGTGATCGATCCGTCGCTCAAAAAGGACGAGGGGAAGACGATCGCGCAGATCGCGGAAGAGGAGAAGAAGGACCCGGTCGACGCGCTGATGGACCTCGTCATCGCGGACCGCGCGAACTCCTACTGCATCACGTTCATCATGTCGGAGGACGACGTGAAGGCGGCCCTGCAGGATCCGTGGGTCGCCTTCTGCACCGATTCCTCCGCGGAAGCCGAGGACGGGATCTTCTCGCAGGAGAAATCGCATCCGCGCGGGTGGGCGTCCACGGCCCGCATCCTCGCGAAGTACGTCCGCGACGACAAGGTCCTGCCGCTCGAGACGGCGGTCGCGAAAATGACGGCCCTGTCCGCCTCGCGCGCTCACCTCTGGGATCGCGGCCTCCTGCGGCCCGGGATGGCGGCCGACGTCGTCGCGTTCGACCTCGACAAGGTGAAGGTCAACTCGACGTTCACGGATCCCGTGCATTATTCGTCCGGGTTCCCCTACGTCGCCGTCAACGGGGTTCTCGTCGTCGACGCGGGAAAGATCACGGCGGCCCGTCCGGGACGGATCCTGCTCGGGCCGGGAGCGGACCGCCATTAA
- a CDS encoding antibiotic biosynthesis monooxygenase: MNRTFACGLAAMLLSLAAAVPPAAGADPVPASRPVARIWRGHVRSAEADAYQKYLDEAGVAKIRKIAGNTGVQMFRREEGTTTEFVVISYWKTAADIKNFTGPDWEKVHALPDDPKFLVPPEATVAHYEVVEDK; encoded by the coding sequence ATGAATCGGACGTTCGCCTGCGGTCTCGCCGCCATGTTGCTTTCCCTCGCGGCCGCCGTCCCTCCGGCGGCCGGCGCCGATCCCGTCCCGGCGTCGCGGCCGGTCGCGCGGATCTGGCGCGGTCACGTGCGATCCGCCGAAGCCGACGCCTACCAGAAGTATCTCGACGAGGCCGGAGTCGCGAAGATCCGGAAGATCGCGGGAAACACGGGCGTGCAGATGTTTCGCCGGGAAGAGGGGACGACGACGGAATTCGTCGTGATCTCGTACTGGAAGACGGCCGCCGACATCAAGAATTTCACCGGCCCGGACTGGGAGAAGGTGCACGCGCTGCCGGACGACCCGAAGTTTCTGGTGCCGCCGGAGGCGACCGTCGCGCACTACGAGGTCGTGGAAGACAAGTAG
- a CDS encoding inorganic diphosphatase, with amino-acid sequence MTDFARDFDPVDEDGRLRIVIDTPKGNRNKYKWDEDLALFRLTKVLPPGFAFPWNYGFLPRTRSEDGDPLDAIVLMEEPLFCGCVVLARPRAILRMESDGDANDRIIASPEGEHEDRIYTTEVPGRIFDEIATFFEAYHRLRGEKTRTTGRGDAKEAMAAVRQAMERYAT; translated from the coding sequence ATGACCGACTTCGCGCGCGATTTCGACCCGGTCGACGAGGACGGGCGGCTGCGGATCGTCATCGACACGCCGAAGGGCAACCGCAACAAGTACAAGTGGGACGAGGACCTCGCGCTCTTCCGTCTGACCAAGGTCCTCCCGCCCGGTTTCGCGTTTCCGTGGAACTACGGCTTCCTGCCGCGGACGCGGTCGGAGGACGGCGATCCCCTCGACGCGATCGTCCTGATGGAGGAGCCGCTGTTCTGCGGGTGCGTCGTGCTCGCCCGTCCGCGCGCGATTCTGCGCATGGAGTCGGACGGCGACGCGAACGACCGGATCATCGCCTCGCCCGAGGGGGAGCACGAGGACCGGATCTACACCACCGAGGTGCCGGGACGGATCTTCGACGAGATCGCGACGTTCTTCGAGGCCTATCACCGCCTGCGCGGCGAGAAGACGCGGACGACCGGACGAGGGGATGCGAAGGAAGCCATGGCCGCCGTTCGACAGGCGATGGAGAGGTACGCCACCTAG
- a CDS encoding class 1 fructose-bisphosphatase — protein MDQITLNEYLLEEQRAHADATGELTELLNRVALCGKIIAQRLRRSTLTGDTGYAATSNVYGERQEKLDVFANDVFLRHLRYGGIVSIAASEELDEPKVFERDGGGHYTVCFDPIDGSQNLDVNGTLGTIFGIRRRRGPKERDHGLLTSGRDQVAAGYLLYGPATEIVIAAGGKVAIFTLDDSGEFFLSKPNVRLPPRGRPYAVNEGNESRWSEATRRYVEWLKTPDPKTGDGHATRYSASLVGDFHRILQQGGVYLYPAEPSDPKTPNGKLRVLYECHPLAFVAEAAGGRASTGSGAVLDVVPDDAHARCPLAIGSTEEVDRYEQFVAGKA, from the coding sequence GTGGATCAGATCACCCTGAACGAGTATCTCCTCGAGGAGCAGCGCGCCCATGCCGACGCGACGGGGGAGCTGACCGAGCTCCTGAACCGCGTCGCCCTCTGCGGGAAGATCATCGCGCAGCGCCTGCGCCGGTCGACGTTGACCGGCGACACGGGCTACGCCGCGACCTCGAACGTGTACGGCGAGCGCCAGGAGAAGCTCGACGTCTTCGCCAACGACGTCTTCCTGCGGCACCTCCGGTACGGCGGGATCGTCTCGATCGCCGCGTCCGAGGAGCTGGACGAGCCGAAGGTCTTCGAGCGCGACGGGGGAGGCCACTACACGGTCTGCTTCGACCCGATCGACGGCTCGCAGAACCTCGACGTCAACGGCACGCTCGGGACGATCTTCGGGATCCGCCGCCGCCGCGGCCCGAAGGAACGCGACCACGGGCTCCTCACTTCGGGGCGCGACCAGGTCGCCGCGGGATACCTCCTCTATGGACCGGCGACCGAGATCGTGATCGCCGCCGGCGGAAAGGTCGCGATCTTCACGCTCGACGACTCGGGGGAGTTCTTCCTCTCCAAGCCGAACGTGCGCCTGCCGCCGCGCGGCCGGCCCTATGCCGTCAACGAAGGGAATGAGTCGCGCTGGAGCGAAGCGACGCGCCGCTACGTCGAGTGGCTGAAGACGCCGGATCCGAAAACCGGCGACGGGCACGCGACGCGCTATTCGGCGTCGCTCGTGGGCGACTTCCACCGGATCCTCCAGCAGGGCGGCGTCTATCTCTATCCTGCCGAGCCTTCGGATCCGAAAACGCCGAACGGCAAGCTCCGCGTTCTCTACGAGTGCCATCCGCTCGCGTTCGTCGCCGAGGCCGCCGGCGGCCGCGCGTCGACCGGTTCGGGCGCCGTCCT